The proteins below are encoded in one region of Pseudomonas ekonensis:
- a CDS encoding MFS transporter, producing the protein MSLQPLHRSPRWALTGLSLSMLMPSLDTSIANAGLPTLAAAFGAAFAQVQWVVLAYLLAITTLIVSAGRLGDLIGRRRLMLIGISLFTAASLCCALAPGLAWLITARAVQGLGAAVMLALTAALVGDAVPKAQSGRAMGLLGTMSAIGTSLGPSLGGLLIAQAGWPSIFLINVPLGLLNGWLVWRHLPADRAVETRVRFDHAGTMALALTLGAYALAMTVTGTPGATLALLSISLLGLGLFVAVERRAAAPLMRMALFADPRRAAGLAMTALVATVMMTTLVVGPFYLSRGLGLGSLAVGLALSVGPLVAALGGVPAGWLVDRFGARRMVAGGLSAMAGGCLLLAVLPTGLGLPGYLVPIAWVTAGYALFQAANSSALMVDVGQDLRGVMSAMLGLARNLGLITGAAAMGTVFALAAGDPAQAPAAMIAAGLHLTFGVAATLMAIALAVNGRARSLSVSVGLR; encoded by the coding sequence ATGTCCCTGCAGCCTTTACACCGTTCCCCCCGCTGGGCCCTGACCGGCCTTTCCCTGTCCATGCTGATGCCGTCCCTGGACACCAGCATCGCCAACGCCGGCCTGCCGACGCTGGCTGCAGCCTTCGGTGCCGCGTTCGCGCAGGTGCAGTGGGTCGTCCTCGCCTACCTGCTGGCGATCACCACGTTGATCGTCAGCGCAGGACGCCTCGGTGACCTGATCGGACGGCGTCGCCTGATGCTGATCGGCATCAGCCTGTTCACTGCCGCGTCCTTGTGCTGTGCGCTGGCGCCCGGACTTGCGTGGTTGATCACGGCGCGGGCGGTGCAGGGGCTCGGCGCGGCGGTGATGCTGGCGCTGACGGCGGCGCTGGTGGGCGATGCGGTGCCCAAGGCGCAGAGCGGCCGGGCGATGGGGCTGCTGGGCACGATGTCGGCCATCGGCACTTCGTTGGGGCCGTCGCTGGGCGGGCTGCTGATCGCGCAGGCGGGGTGGCCGTCGATCTTCTTGATCAACGTGCCGCTGGGGCTGCTCAACGGTTGGCTGGTGTGGCGTCATCTGCCGGCGGATCGGGCGGTGGAGACGCGGGTGCGGTTCGACCACGCCGGGACGATGGCGCTGGCGCTGACCCTGGGGGCGTATGCGTTGGCGATGACCGTCACGGGGACGCCGGGCGCCACGCTGGCGCTGTTGTCGATCAGCCTGCTGGGCCTTGGCCTGTTTGTCGCGGTCGAGCGGCGTGCGGCGGCGCCTTTGATGCGCATGGCGCTGTTCGCCGATCCGCGCCGTGCCGCCGGTCTGGCGATGACGGCGCTGGTGGCGACGGTGATGATGACGACGCTGGTGGTGGGGCCGTTCTACCTGAGCCGGGGGTTGGGGCTGGGCAGCCTGGCGGTGGGCCTGGCGCTGTCGGTCGGGCCGTTGGTGGCGGCGCTCGGCGGCGTGCCGGCGGGGTGGCTGGTGGACCGCTTCGGGGCGCGGCGCATGGTGGCGGGCGGATTGTCGGCGATGGCCGGCGGCTGCCTGTTGCTGGCGGTGTTGCCGACGGGGCTCGGGTTGCCCGGTTATCTTGTGCCGATCGCGTGGGTCACCGCCGGGTATGCGCTGTTTCAGGCGGCCAACAGCAGCGCCCTGATGGTGGACGTCGGTCAGGACCTGCGCGGGGTGATGTCGGCGATGCTGGGGCTGGCGCGCAACCTGGGGCTGATCACCGGGGCGGCGGCGATGGGGACGGTGTTCGCCCTGGCCGCCGGGGATCCGGCACAGGCGCCGGCCGCGATGATCGCCGCAGGCTTGCACTTGACCTTCGGCGTTGCCGCGACGCTGATGGCCATTGCCCTCGCCGTCAACGGCAGGGCCCGGAGCCTGTCGGTGTCGGTGGGGCTGCGCTGA